One window of Methylococcus sp. EFPC2 genomic DNA carries:
- the rsxD gene encoding electron transport complex subunit RsxD: protein MHFPTTPSPHLAPTNSVSRIMLLVLLAMIPGILAQWWQFGPGVLVNLGLALVTAEIAEATVLILRRRPVLPALLDGSAALTAALLAVALPPLAPWWLTVFGALFAIIIAKQIYGGLGYNPFNPAMVGYAVLLISFPRYMTAWLPPADLATTSLSLSDAAVLIFQQVDKSAYDGLAQATPLDSAKTQLGLSLGVDEILSGQVFGALGGKGWQWVNLGYLLGGLWLLRKQVIAWQIPAGFLAGLFVSALLFFLFDSAANLPPLFHLFSGATMLGAFFIATDPVSASTTPRGRLIYGGLIGFLVIVIRVYGGYPDGVAFAVLLLNLAAPTLDHYTRPRVYGHAR, encoded by the coding sequence ATGCACTTCCCCACAACTCCCTCCCCCCATCTCGCGCCGACCAACAGCGTGAGTCGCATCATGCTGCTGGTGTTGCTGGCCATGATACCCGGCATACTGGCCCAGTGGTGGCAATTCGGTCCGGGGGTGCTGGTCAATTTGGGCCTTGCTTTGGTCACGGCGGAAATCGCCGAGGCCACGGTGCTGATACTGCGCCGGCGGCCGGTCCTGCCTGCGCTGCTGGACGGCAGCGCGGCGCTGACCGCCGCCCTGCTGGCCGTCGCCTTGCCGCCGCTCGCGCCCTGGTGGCTGACGGTGTTCGGCGCGCTGTTCGCCATCATCATCGCCAAGCAGATCTACGGCGGGCTGGGCTATAACCCGTTCAACCCGGCCATGGTGGGCTACGCGGTGCTGCTGATTTCCTTTCCCCGCTACATGACGGCCTGGCTGCCGCCGGCCGATCTGGCCACGACTTCGCTGTCTTTGAGCGATGCGGCGGTGCTGATCTTCCAGCAGGTGGATAAGAGCGCCTACGACGGGCTGGCCCAGGCGACTCCGCTGGACAGCGCCAAGACCCAGTTGGGGCTCAGCCTGGGCGTGGACGAGATCCTCTCGGGCCAGGTTTTCGGCGCGTTGGGCGGCAAGGGCTGGCAGTGGGTGAACCTGGGCTATCTGCTGGGCGGCTTGTGGCTGCTGCGCAAGCAGGTCATCGCCTGGCAGATACCGGCCGGCTTCCTGGCCGGGCTGTTCGTCAGCGCCTTGCTGTTCTTCCTCTTCGATTCCGCCGCCAATTTGCCGCCGCTGTTCCATTTGTTCAGCGGCGCGACCATGCTGGGCGCATTTTTCATCGCCACCGACCCGGTCAGTGCGTCGACCACGCCGCGCGGTCGGTTGATCTACGGCGGCCTGATCGGCTTTCTGGTCATCGTCATCCGCGTCTACGGGGGGTATCCGGACGGGGTGGCCTTCGCCGTACTGCTGCTCAACCTGGCGGCGCCCACGCTCGACCATTACACCCGCCCCCGCGTTTACGGTCACGCCCGATGA
- the rsxG gene encoding electron transport complex subunit RsxG produces MSLLPPSVVKAAKVVALFSVIGTGLVALVHKGTENRISANQRQTLLHTLQALVPAEAYDNDLLADGIEVDAKELGSARDVSIYRARKGNQPVAVVFAPGAPDGYSGEIRMLVAVKADGTLAGVRVIGHKETPGLGDPIEENKSDWILRFAGLSLNNPPAAQWKVKRDGGAFDQFTGATITPRAVVKQVRRTLDYFAAHQAELYTQAPQTDVDSPVDEDE; encoded by the coding sequence ATGAGTCTGCTACCGCCCTCCGTCGTCAAGGCCGCCAAGGTCGTGGCCTTGTTCTCCGTGATCGGCACCGGCCTCGTGGCCCTGGTGCACAAGGGTACGGAGAACCGTATTTCCGCGAACCAGAGGCAGACACTGCTGCACACGCTACAGGCGCTGGTGCCGGCCGAGGCCTACGACAACGACTTGCTGGCCGACGGCATCGAGGTCGATGCCAAAGAGCTGGGCAGCGCCCGGGATGTTTCGATCTACCGAGCCCGCAAGGGCAATCAGCCGGTCGCCGTGGTCTTCGCACCCGGCGCGCCGGACGGCTACAGCGGCGAAATCCGCATGCTGGTGGCGGTCAAGGCCGACGGCACCCTGGCCGGCGTGCGCGTGATCGGACACAAGGAAACGCCCGGCCTGGGCGACCCCATCGAGGAGAACAAGTCGGACTGGATCCTGCGCTTCGCCGGCCTGTCGCTGAACAATCCGCCAGCGGCGCAATGGAAGGTCAAGCGCGACGGCGGCGCCTTCGACCAGTTCACCGGCGCGACGATCACGCCGCGCGCCGTGGTCAAGCAGGTGCGCCGCACCCTGGACTATTTCGCCGCGCATCAGGCCGAGCTGTACACGCAGGCACCGCAAACCGACGTCGATTCACCGGTAGACGAAGATGAATAA